A single genomic interval of Lewinellaceae bacterium harbors:
- a CDS encoding TPM domain-containing protein yields MLKFFNPEEEEQIIAAIRSAELHTSGEIRVHLEDDPKEDIMKEAKKVFFRLEMHKTEARNAVLIILAPERKAFAILGDEGINKVVPENFWQEERDLMQEHFRHGAFADGICKAIGQVGEKLKAYFPYQEDDTNELPDDISYS; encoded by the coding sequence ATGCTCAAATTTTTCAATCCTGAAGAGGAAGAACAGATCATTGCGGCCATCCGCTCAGCGGAGCTCCATACCTCCGGAGAGATTCGCGTGCATTTGGAAGACGATCCCAAAGAAGATATTATGAAGGAGGCTAAGAAAGTGTTCTTCCGCTTAGAGATGCACAAAACCGAAGCCCGCAATGCTGTATTGATCATCCTGGCCCCGGAGCGCAAAGCGTTTGCCATCCTTGGCGATGAAGGCATCAATAAGGTGGTGCCGGAAAACTTCTGGCAGGAAGAACGCGACCTCATGCAGGAACACTTCCGCCACGGCGCCTTCGCTGATGGCATCTGCAAAGCCATCGGCCAGGTGGGCGAAAAACTCAAGGCCTATTTCCCCTATCAAGAAGACGACACCAACGAATTGCCCGACGATATTTCATACAGTTAA
- a CDS encoding LemA family protein → MRSLVLAVVMIGLGLILFVSGCNSYNNFVNIEEDVENEWGKVQSAYQRRADLIPNLVSTVKGVADFEKSTLTEVTQARARATSINIDPTNLTPEKMKEFQEAQSGLSQSLGRLLVVSENYPQLRASENFKELQVQLEGTENRIKVARDRYNDVVTNYNKKVRRFPGSLFAGMFGFDQKAQFEAEASAQEAPKVEF, encoded by the coding sequence ATGAGATCACTAGTCTTAGCAGTAGTAATGATCGGCCTGGGGCTGATCCTCTTTGTCAGTGGCTGCAACAGCTACAACAACTTCGTCAATATTGAGGAAGATGTCGAGAATGAATGGGGCAAGGTACAGAGCGCCTACCAGCGCCGCGCCGATCTCATTCCCAACCTGGTGAGCACCGTCAAAGGCGTTGCTGATTTTGAAAAGAGCACCCTCACGGAGGTGACCCAGGCACGCGCGCGCGCCACCAGCATCAACATCGACCCCACCAACCTGACGCCGGAAAAGATGAAGGAATTCCAGGAGGCGCAGTCCGGCCTGAGCCAGTCGCTGGGCCGCTTGTTGGTCGTCTCCGAAAACTACCCGCAGCTTCGAGCCAGCGAAAACTTTAAGGAGCTACAGGTGCAATTGGAGGGCACCGAGAACCGCATCAAGGTAGCGCGCGACCGCTACAATGACGTGGTCACCAATTACAACAAAAAGGTGCGCCGCTTCCCGGGCAGCCTCTTTGCCGGCATGTTCGGTTTTGACCAGAAAGCCCAGTTCGAAGCGGAAGCCAGCGCGCAGGAAGCTCCGAAGGTGGAATTCTAG
- the meaB gene encoding methylmalonyl Co-A mutase-associated GTPase MeaB, whose translation MPKPTKPQVRSGVSPPGSLNPHLQVQRRKQRPAGEYVQGILGGGRVLLSQAITLIESTRPEHQQLAQEIINLCLPHSGRSIRIGITGSPGVGKSTFIEALGQHLLEQGRRLAVLAIDPSSQVSKGSILGDKTRMEKLSGAEAAFIRPSPAGDSLGGVARKTRESIILCEAAGYDTVIIETVGVGQSETAVHSMADFFLLLLLPGAGDELQGIKRGIVEMADLIAVNKADGERLALAKRARQEYRNALHLLPPRESGWAPRVEICSAESGMGIVETWQQVEAYLETTKKNGYFEQNRRAQAHYWLHEAINYQLRSAFARDPEVREKLKAVEQAVLEGEKSPFQAAEELVGLFLRG comes from the coding sequence ATGCCCAAGCCCACCAAACCACAAGTCAGAAGCGGAGTATCCCCGCCGGGGAGCCTGAACCCGCACCTGCAGGTGCAGCGCCGGAAGCAGCGGCCTGCCGGGGAATACGTGCAGGGCATACTTGGCGGAGGCCGGGTATTGCTCAGCCAGGCCATCACGCTGATCGAAAGCACCCGCCCGGAGCATCAGCAACTGGCACAGGAGATCATCAACCTTTGCCTGCCGCACAGCGGCCGTTCCATCCGGATCGGCATTACCGGCAGCCCGGGGGTAGGGAAGAGCACCTTTATCGAGGCGTTGGGGCAACACCTGCTCGAACAGGGCCGCCGCCTTGCCGTCCTGGCCATCGACCCCAGCAGCCAGGTGAGCAAAGGCAGCATCCTCGGCGATAAGACCCGCATGGAAAAGCTGTCTGGCGCCGAAGCGGCTTTTATTCGCCCCTCGCCCGCCGGCGATTCGCTGGGTGGCGTAGCCCGCAAAACACGGGAGTCTATTATCTTATGCGAAGCAGCCGGCTACGACACCGTAATCATCGAAACCGTGGGCGTCGGTCAATCCGAAACGGCCGTGCATTCCATGGCGGATTTTTTCCTGCTGCTGCTGTTGCCCGGCGCCGGCGACGAGCTGCAGGGCATCAAACGGGGGATCGTAGAAATGGCCGACCTCATCGCCGTCAACAAGGCCGACGGGGAAAGGTTGGCCCTGGCCAAACGCGCCCGGCAGGAATACCGCAACGCCCTGCACCTGCTTCCTCCCCGGGAAAGCGGATGGGCGCCCCGGGTGGAAATCTGCTCCGCCGAATCCGGCATGGGTATAGTGGAAACCTGGCAACAGGTGGAAGCCTACCTCGAAACAACGAAAAAAAATGGCTACTTCGAACAAAACCGCCGGGCACAGGCCCACTATTGGCTGCACGAAGCCATCAACTACCAACTCCGCTCTGCCTTCGCCCGCGACCCCGAAGTCCGCGAAAAGCTGAAAGCAGTAGAACAGGCCGTGCTGGAAGGCGAAAAATCTCCTTTTCAGGCGGCGGAGGAGTTGGTGGGGCTTTTTTTGAGGGGGTGA
- a CDS encoding TPM domain-containing protein: MTRSILTTLLLSFSIFAFAQKQIPQPTDFLVNDYARLMSQQEVDQLGRKLRDYALASSTQIVVVTEPSLEGEDPFDYSYRLARDWGIGGGQYDNGILIYVAAEDREIRIQTGFGTEGFLPDALAKRIIDNIIAPAFRQGQYYSGLDRATSAIMELGQGEYTGEGQQQQQRDAKGGVPAILVIGLIIFLIILFSRMGNDDDDDDGGYYRGGRYDQYPRRRRRGGGWIFMPGPWIGGGGGSSGGGGGGGFGGFGGGGFGGFGGGGFGGGGAGGSW, encoded by the coding sequence ATGACCAGATCCATCTTAACCACTTTATTGCTCTCCTTCTCCATTTTTGCCTTTGCCCAGAAACAAATCCCTCAGCCTACCGATTTTCTGGTCAACGACTACGCCCGCCTGATGAGCCAGCAGGAAGTAGATCAACTGGGGCGCAAACTGCGGGACTACGCCCTCGCATCTTCCACCCAGATCGTTGTCGTGACCGAGCCTTCCCTGGAGGGCGAAGACCCCTTCGATTATTCCTACCGCCTGGCCCGCGATTGGGGCATCGGCGGAGGCCAGTACGACAATGGCATCCTGATCTACGTTGCTGCGGAAGACCGGGAGATTCGCATCCAAACCGGCTTCGGCACCGAGGGCTTCCTGCCGGACGCCCTGGCCAAACGCATCATCGACAACATCATAGCGCCAGCTTTCCGGCAGGGGCAGTACTATAGCGGCCTCGACCGCGCCACCAGCGCCATCATGGAGCTGGGGCAGGGAGAATATACCGGCGAGGGCCAGCAACAGCAGCAGCGCGACGCCAAAGGCGGCGTTCCTGCCATCCTGGTTATCGGCCTGATCATTTTCCTCATCATCCTCTTCTCCCGAATGGGAAATGACGACGACGACGACGACGGCGGCTACTACCGGGGCGGCCGCTACGATCAATACCCGCGCCGGCGCCGGCGCGGCGGCGGTTGGATCTTTATGCCCGGCCCCTGGATTGGCGGTGGCGGTGGCAGTTCCGGCGGCGGCGGCGGTGGTGGTTTCGGCGGTTTTGGCGGCGGCGGTTTTGGCGGCTTCGGCGGGGGAGGCTTCGGCGGCGGCGGCGCGGGGGGGAGTTGGTAG